A genomic region of Pongo pygmaeus isolate AG05252 chromosome 7, NHGRI_mPonPyg2-v2.0_pri, whole genome shotgun sequence contains the following coding sequences:
- the C7H8orf90 gene encoding uncharacterized protein C8orf90 homolog isoform X1 codes for MFILSSPGSDQTLKLGPQSPFSAQRPDQLSNESDRFTSCPKLATVFRENLNILSSLSPHMVTLAKVCSLLAIGNALPKEYLVPRRPRSPPSRTSTAGTRGSGRRISAASGAPTARWASRTTSPSACSPRTSRCPSRSPGRPGRTPPAGRSSMIPATAQTSTSCCAAPELRPPRCCGLCTPRPRQRCASGAWSGWP; via the exons ATGTTCATCTTGTCCTCCCCTGGATCTGACCAGACCTTGAAGCTGGGCCCCCAAAGTCCATTCTCTGCACAGCGGCCGGATCAACTTTCAAATGAGAGTGACCGCTTCACCTCCTGCCCCAAGCTGGCCACTGTCTTCAGGGAGAACCTCAACATCCTAAGCTCGCTCAGTCCCCACATGGTCACGCTGGCCAAAGTCTGCAGCCTCCTCGCCATTGGGAACGCTCTGCCCAAAGAGTATTTA GTCCCGCGGCGCCCCCGGAGCCCGCCTTCCCGGACATCTACGGCGGGGACGCGCGGCTCTGGGAGGCGCATTTCCGCGGCATCGGGCGCGCCTACCGCGCGCTGGGCAAGCAGGACGACTTCGCCATCCGCGTGCTCACCGAGAACTTCACGCTGCCCTTCCCGTTCGCCTGGCCGCCCGGGCCGGACCCCGCCTGCGGGCCGCTCTTCTATGATCCCCGCGACCGCGCAGACTTCGACTTCCTGCTGCGCGGCCCCGGAGCTTCGCCCCCCGCGCTGCTGCGGCCTCTGCACGCCACGGCCCAGGCAGCGATGCGCAAGCGGCGCCTGGAGCGGCTGGCCCTGA
- the C7H8orf90 gene encoding uncharacterized protein C8orf90 homolog isoform X2: MASSCPGTPSPAGLPPPSVATPGPAAPPEPAFPDIYGGDARLWEAHFRGIGRAYRALGKQDDFAIRVLTENFTLPFPFAWPPGPDPACGPLFYDPRDRADFDFLLRGPGASPPALLRPLHATAQAAMRKRRLERLALSYARARGPGPASSCCCPAPPPPSRSPRPALPATAPPGWPRPRRCPESEQNK; encoded by the exons ATGGCTTCCTCTTGTCCTGGGACCCCCAGCCCGGCAGGTCTGCCCCCTCCTTCTGTAGCCACTCCAG GTCCCGCGGCGCCCCCGGAGCCCGCCTTCCCGGACATCTACGGCGGGGACGCGCGGCTCTGGGAGGCGCATTTCCGCGGCATCGGGCGCGCCTACCGCGCGCTGGGCAAGCAGGACGACTTCGCCATCCGCGTGCTCACCGAGAACTTCACGCTGCCCTTCCCGTTCGCCTGGCCGCCCGGGCCGGACCCCGCCTGCGGGCCGCTCTTCTATGATCCCCGCGACCGCGCAGACTTCGACTTCCTGCTGCGCGGCCCCGGAGCTTCGCCCCCCGCGCTGCTGCGGCCTCTGCACGCCACGGCCCAGGCAGCGATGCGCAAGCGGCGCCTGGAGCGGCTGGCCCTGAGCTACGCCCGCGCGCGGGGCCCGGGCCCGGCCTCGTCCTGCTGCTGCCCGGCCCCGCCGCCGCCTTCCCGGAGCCCGAGGCCAGCGCTTCCGGCGACGGCACCCCCAGGCTGGCCCAGGCCCCGCCGCTGCCCCGAGAGCGAACAGAATAAATAA